In Paenibacillus sp. J23TS9, a single genomic region encodes these proteins:
- a CDS encoding MFS transporter → MNFKIYILAIACFVTGMVELIVGGILDLISRDLHISLSTAGQLITLYSIIFALSGPLLLTATARMERKRLYQYALLVFIIGNVLSSLSPNFMIMVIARILSAASSALITVMSITMASRMAEEQYKARAIGVIFMGVSGSLVLGVPFGMMLGNAFGWRAPFIMITALSVLSLIAIQIFIPKTQPEAAIPLRQQLASLKNGKIIFGQLISVLMLTGHLTLYAYLTPFLQDTLHLGASALSLFYLIFGIAAVMGGGLGGWVTDKFGAEKSILAIVSVFAVVMFLMPLSTVSVYVCLIVMIVWSALSWSISPSLQSYLIKSAPESANIQQSLNSSASHIGIALGSAIGGIVIENSSVYYNGWVGVIFVVLALGSALMSIKWKARSKASNDAAAHTLQ, encoded by the coding sequence ATGAATTTTAAAATTTACATTTTGGCGATTGCCTGTTTTGTGACAGGCATGGTAGAGCTGATTGTAGGCGGCATTCTCGATTTGATCTCAAGAGATCTTCATATTTCTTTAAGCACAGCGGGTCAGCTTATTACGCTGTATTCTATTATTTTCGCTCTGTCGGGTCCGCTGCTCCTTACGGCAACCGCCCGGATGGAACGGAAAAGACTGTACCAATATGCATTGCTAGTATTCATTATCGGTAATGTGCTATCTTCGTTAAGTCCTAATTTTATGATCATGGTCATTGCACGGATTTTGTCGGCTGCAAGCAGCGCGCTGATTACGGTCATGTCGATTACCATGGCTTCGCGAATGGCGGAAGAACAATATAAGGCCAGAGCGATCGGAGTGATCTTCATGGGCGTAAGCGGATCGCTCGTGCTCGGCGTTCCATTCGGAATGATGCTGGGGAATGCTTTCGGCTGGCGTGCTCCGTTTATCATGATTACGGCATTGTCGGTCCTTTCGTTAATCGCTATTCAGATTTTCATACCCAAGACACAGCCGGAGGCCGCGATTCCGCTTCGTCAGCAGCTGGCCTCTTTGAAAAACGGGAAAATCATATTTGGACAGCTTATTTCGGTTCTGATGCTCACGGGCCATTTAACGTTATATGCTTATTTGACACCTTTTCTGCAGGATACTTTGCATCTGGGAGCTTCGGCACTGAGCTTGTTTTATTTGATCTTCGGCATTGCTGCGGTCATGGGCGGCGGCCTTGGAGGCTGGGTTACAGATAAATTCGGAGCAGAGAAGAGCATTCTGGCAATCGTGAGTGTATTTGCCGTTGTCATGTTCCTCATGCCGCTGTCAACGGTTTCTGTTTATGTCTGCCTGATCGTTATGATCGTGTGGAGCGCTTTGAGCTGGTCCATCTCTCCGTCTTTGCAGAGCTATCTGATTAAATCGGCGCCGGAGTCGGCTAATATCCAGCAAAGCTTGAACAGTTCAGCATCGCATATCGGCATTGCGCTGGGTTCCGCGATCGGCGGTATTGTCATTGAAAACTCATCTGTTTATTACAACGGTTGGGTCGGAGTTATTTTCGTTGTGTTAGCGCTGGGGTCTGCACTGATGTCGATCAAATGGAAGGCACGCAGTAAAGCATCCAATGATGCGGCAGCTCATACTTTACAGTAA
- a CDS encoding TrmB family transcriptional regulator, whose protein sequence is MLHKFGFSQYESKVYEALAATMQPMDATMIVKHSGVPKAKIYEVISRMVEKGMVMESISEKKKLYTALALPLVIEKLTAEFQSDIKELEQQKLQKEIVDDRVWSLKADTSIDSQIKQMMLDANTTIRYSSWKDDFHKYLPILEEKEREGISVEALAVGEIRSGLNHLVIMEPNEEHVSLERFRLLIVDDAEVIFAGVENNEWQAIKTRSQPFVRVFTDYFYHDVLLSKITTKYNDVLMKDKEIMAQLLQLRY, encoded by the coding sequence TTGTTGCATAAATTCGGATTTTCCCAGTATGAAAGCAAAGTCTATGAAGCACTTGCTGCTACAATGCAGCCTATGGACGCCACGATGATTGTGAAGCATTCCGGCGTGCCAAAAGCGAAGATTTACGAAGTCATTTCCCGCATGGTAGAGAAAGGGATGGTGATGGAGTCGATTTCGGAAAAGAAAAAGCTGTATACGGCTTTGGCTCTGCCGCTGGTTATCGAAAAGCTGACTGCAGAGTTCCAGTCCGATATCAAGGAGCTGGAGCAGCAAAAGCTGCAGAAAGAGATTGTAGATGACCGGGTATGGAGCCTGAAAGCGGATACCTCCATTGATTCGCAGATCAAGCAGATGATGCTTGACGCCAATACCACGATCAGGTACTCGTCCTGGAAGGATGATTTTCACAAATATCTGCCCATTCTTGAGGAGAAGGAGCGGGAAGGGATTTCTGTAGAAGCGCTGGCAGTCGGAGAAATCCGGAGCGGATTGAATCATTTGGTAATCATGGAACCGAACGAGGAGCATGTTTCTCTGGAACGTTTCAGGCTGCTTATTGTTGATGATGCCGAGGTGATATTTGCCGGAGTGGAAAATAACGAATGGCAGGCCATTAAAACGAGATCGCAACCGTTTGTGCGAGTGTTTACGGATTATTTCTATCATGATGTGCTTCTCAGCAAAATTACAACCAAATATAACGATGTCTTAATGAAGGACAAGGAGATTATGGCGCAGCTCCTGCAGCTGCGGTATTAA
- a CDS encoding sensor histidine kinase KdpD, translating into MGKILFSFRTRMILLLMGSMLISGSITFAIYKILQHYYRSEVRFENPLTKIRYVMRDIGDVNSFLIIFIPLAILFFFLLTKSYASYFKKISKGIHQLAAGEFTHEVRISSKDEFGAIGADINLAMKKLQEAVERGDYAENSKDQLVLNLAHDLRTPLTSVIGYLDFILKDNEMSAEQARHYTTIAYTKSQRLQKLIDELFEIARMNYGRLNLDKKPFDLSELLMQLNEEFYPVFEKNDVTAKLSVDRELNICGDGELLARVFENLLTNAIRYGSEGGFIDIHGFVDMKDVVVQVINYGACIDPKDLPHIFDMLYTGDQARTHPSGSTGIGLFITKNIVEQHEGTVTVQSSHIRTLFEVRLPLDTQTGTDQ; encoded by the coding sequence ATGGGTAAGATATTATTCAGCTTTCGGACACGTATGATTCTGCTGCTGATGGGCAGCATGCTGATATCCGGCAGTATCACCTTTGCGATCTATAAAATACTTCAGCATTACTACCGGTCAGAGGTTCGCTTCGAGAATCCGCTGACAAAAATACGGTATGTTATGAGAGACATTGGCGATGTAAATTCCTTTCTGATCATTTTTATCCCGCTGGCCATTTTGTTTTTTTTCTTGCTTACCAAGTCCTACGCTTCATATTTCAAAAAAATTTCCAAAGGGATTCACCAGCTGGCGGCGGGGGAGTTTACCCATGAGGTCCGGATTTCATCCAAGGATGAATTCGGAGCCATCGGAGCCGACATTAATCTGGCAATGAAAAAGCTCCAGGAAGCGGTAGAGAGAGGGGATTATGCGGAGAACAGCAAGGATCAGCTGGTTCTGAACCTGGCTCATGATCTTCGTACACCCCTGACCTCAGTCATCGGGTATCTGGATTTTATTCTGAAGGACAATGAAATGTCAGCGGAACAGGCCAGGCACTATACCACGATTGCTTATACCAAGTCGCAGCGTTTGCAAAAGCTGATCGATGAATTGTTTGAAATTGCCCGGATGAACTACGGCCGGTTGAATCTTGATAAAAAGCCGTTTGATCTCAGTGAGCTGCTGATGCAGTTAAATGAAGAGTTTTACCCTGTTTTCGAGAAAAATGATGTAACAGCGAAATTGTCTGTGGATCGGGAGTTGAACATTTGCGGGGATGGTGAGCTGCTGGCTCGCGTGTTCGAGAATCTCCTAACGAATGCGATTCGCTATGGAAGTGAAGGCGGGTTTATTGACATCCATGGTTTTGTAGATATGAAAGATGTAGTTGTACAGGTCATCAATTACGGAGCTTGTATTGACCCGAAGGATCTGCCGCATATTTTTGATATGTTATATACCGGCGATCAAGCCCGAACGCATCCATCGGGAAGCACAGGTATTGGCCTGTTTATCACCAAAAACATTGTGGAGCAGCATGAAGGGACGGTAACCGTTCAAAGCAGCCACATCCGGACGCTATTTGAAGTGAGATTGCCCTTGGATACGCAGACAGGTACGGATCAGTGA
- a CDS encoding response regulator transcription factor, which translates to MNRITILIADDEQEIAGLIELHLKKEGYHCITVHNGQDAIQAVHTQPIDLAILDIMMPKFDGYEVTRQIREQYYMPIIFLSAKASDLDKIEGLVRGADDYMTKPFNPMELVARVNAHLRRIMQLTQLAPASKPVIEVGGLVIYPEQRTVDLYGDTIELTPKEFDILYLMARHPKKVFSAENIFEQVWGEDYFEGGNTVMVHIRTLRKKLGEDKNKFIKTVWGVGYTLHG; encoded by the coding sequence ATGAATCGTATTACGATTTTAATCGCAGACGATGAACAAGAAATTGCGGGATTGATAGAATTACATTTGAAAAAAGAAGGTTATCACTGCATTACAGTACATAACGGGCAGGATGCCATCCAGGCTGTTCATACGCAGCCCATTGATCTGGCGATTTTGGATATTATGATGCCCAAATTTGATGGTTATGAAGTAACAAGACAGATCCGGGAACAATATTATATGCCGATCATATTTTTGAGCGCTAAAGCATCAGATTTAGATAAGATCGAGGGGCTGGTTCGCGGGGCGGATGACTACATGACCAAGCCGTTTAATCCAATGGAGCTGGTTGCCCGCGTGAACGCCCATCTACGGCGGATCATGCAGCTGACCCAATTGGCTCCGGCAAGCAAACCGGTTATTGAGGTAGGGGGATTGGTCATTTATCCCGAACAGCGGACTGTGGACCTGTATGGGGATACCATTGAACTCACACCTAAGGAATTTGATATTTTGTACCTGATGGCCAGACATCCCAAGAAAGTGTTCAGCGCTGAAAATATATTTGAGCAGGTATGGGGCGAGGACTACTTCGAAGGCGGAAATACAGTAATGGTGCATATCCGTACCTTACGGAAAAAGCTCGGCGAAGATAAGAACAAATTTATTAAAACGGTGTGGGGGGTAGGCTATACGCTCCATGGGTAA
- a CDS encoding quinone oxidoreductase, whose translation MKALVFDQFGGPEVLEYRDIPDPEISAGHVIVKMKAIGLNFADIYRRKGNYHLTGMPPYILGYEGAGVIEQVGPGVSGLHIGDRVAFADVPLANAERVSVPDEKIIPLPDDISFEQASSLLLQGLTAHYLANDSYRVQAGDEVLIHAVAGGVGQLLTQLCKAKGARVFGLTSTDAKKKVALEAGADEVMLYQEAWTKAVPAWSSDGDGVRVAYDSVGSTLMDSFAVVRTKGAVVFYGMSGGDPQPVDPRMLMDTSKTLTGGDLWNHVTTKSERIHRAESLFSEVRKGRLILGEPAVFRLHEGAEAHRFLESRKSTGKILLIP comes from the coding sequence TTGAAAGCCTTGGTGTTTGATCAGTTCGGTGGACCGGAAGTGTTAGAATACAGGGATATCCCAGATCCGGAGATCTCTGCCGGGCATGTTATCGTCAAGATGAAGGCGATTGGTCTTAATTTTGCTGATATTTACCGTAGAAAAGGTAATTATCATTTAACAGGAATGCCTCCATATATTCTTGGCTATGAAGGTGCAGGTGTGATTGAGCAGGTGGGGCCGGGTGTCAGCGGCTTGCATATAGGCGACCGGGTTGCTTTTGCAGATGTTCCATTGGCAAATGCGGAGCGGGTGTCCGTTCCCGATGAGAAAATAATACCCCTACCTGATGATATATCGTTTGAACAGGCTTCTTCCTTGCTATTGCAGGGATTAACTGCACATTATCTTGCGAATGACAGTTACCGGGTGCAGGCTGGGGATGAGGTTCTTATACATGCTGTGGCAGGCGGGGTAGGCCAGCTGCTGACACAATTATGCAAAGCTAAAGGTGCCCGGGTGTTCGGATTGACCTCAACCGACGCTAAGAAAAAGGTGGCATTGGAAGCAGGTGCGGACGAAGTTATGCTGTATCAGGAAGCTTGGACAAAAGCAGTTCCAGCCTGGTCATCCGATGGAGATGGCGTTCGTGTTGCATATGATTCTGTCGGCTCAACGCTGATGGACAGCTTTGCGGTTGTCCGTACCAAAGGAGCGGTTGTATTCTACGGCATGTCAGGCGGTGACCCGCAGCCCGTTGATCCAAGAATGCTGATGGATACTTCCAAAACGCTAACGGGAGGGGATCTGTGGAATCATGTCACCACAAAGAGTGAACGAATCCATCGTGCTGAATCCCTGTTCTCTGAGGTGAGAAAAGGACGGCTGATATTGGGAGAGCCGGCTGTTTTCAGACTGCATGAAGGTGCAGAGGCGCACCGGTTTTTAGAAAGCCGCAAGAGTACGGGCAAGATTTTACTGATACCTTAA
- a CDS encoding energy-coupling factor transporter transmembrane protein EcfT: protein MNRTGSLYVTGSSLFHRLDGAVKLVLFMAWTVMTYMFLDLRVFVPMLIVGITLLVTAGIPFKRMAFLFWLMIIFTVLNGIFILLITPTFGTRLTGTNTPVIPLGYNTINTETLFYVLTLSAKYLTLLPITILCIFTTQPSAFASSLNRIGIPYKIAYAVSIALRYIPDLTEEFRSTLNSMQARGMGISKEDGSIMQRLRNLAAVVVPVLQSALHRIDSVTNAMELRGFGTQKRRTWYNGKDMEPMDWIFAVLGVVLLGGGIWLKVKVLKNFWYPFS, encoded by the coding sequence ATGAATAGAACGGGAAGCCTCTATGTGACGGGGAGCTCGCTGTTTCACCGGCTGGATGGAGCTGTCAAGCTGGTGTTGTTTATGGCCTGGACGGTCATGACTTACATGTTTTTGGATTTGCGTGTGTTTGTGCCGATGCTTATCGTTGGCATTACGCTGCTTGTTACTGCCGGTATTCCATTTAAGCGGATGGCCTTTTTGTTCTGGCTGATGATTATTTTTACTGTGCTGAACGGAATCTTCATCCTGCTTATTACACCGACGTTTGGAACCAGGCTCACCGGTACGAACACGCCCGTCATCCCGCTCGGTTATAATACGATCAATACGGAAACGTTGTTTTATGTTTTGACTTTGTCGGCGAAGTACTTGACGCTGCTGCCGATAACGATCCTGTGTATTTTCACCACGCAGCCCAGCGCTTTTGCCAGCAGTCTGAACCGGATCGGCATTCCATATAAAATCGCATATGCGGTCAGCATTGCACTGCGGTATATCCCGGATCTGACGGAAGAGTTCCGCAGCACCCTGAATTCGATGCAAGCACGCGGAATGGGGATATCCAAAGAGGATGGCAGCATTATGCAGCGTCTTCGCAATTTAGCGGCAGTCGTCGTTCCTGTTCTACAGTCAGCCCTTCACCGGATCGATTCCGTCACCAATGCGATGGAACTGCGCGGATTTGGCACGCAGAAGCGCCGTACCTGGTACAACGGCAAAGACATGGAACCCATGGACTGGATATTTGCTGTCCTCGGTGTCGTTTTGCTTGGGGGGGGCATCTGGTTGAAGGTCAAAGTGCTCAAGAATTTTTGGTATCCATTTTCATAA
- a CDS encoding ABC transporter ATP-binding protein, which yields MQPIISFQHYGFKYKNQSEPTLKEITLDIYPGEKIWIAGPSGSGKSTLAHCINGLIPFTYGGEATGSLKIAGQNPSDLSIFELSRTVGTILQDQDSQFVGLTVAEDTAFVLENKMMPRQQMKQKVAASLNMVDMLEYIEHSPYELSGGQKQHVSLAGVLSTDADVLLFDEPLANLDPASGRKAMQLIDDIHRESGKTIIIIEHRVEDVLQQAVDRIVLMNEGRIAAMSTPDEVLSSGILRSYGLRPPLYVEALEHAGIPIRDVKGLSFPRPLDIPGLKPKLDTWSEQTGVKQEREYSHALLEVSGITFGYDPKHLVIQDVSLQIGAGEIVALLGNNGAGKSTLSQLITGILKPHSGRMFYDGQDISTWSIRRRGEAIGYVMQNPNRMITQHMIAEEVGLGLKVRGIPAAEIKERVENALRICGLYPFRNWPVSALSYGQKKRLSIASILVLEPKIIILDEPTAGQDYHHYKEFMDFIESLSSRGMGFLLITHDMYLALEYAARAIVLSGGRVIAEDSVTAVLSSPEITEAAHLKETSLSLFAKANGLASPERFVQAFINEEKKGKGHE from the coding sequence ATGCAGCCAATCATCTCGTTTCAACATTATGGATTTAAATATAAAAATCAGTCAGAGCCTACGCTAAAAGAGATTACGCTGGATATTTATCCGGGGGAGAAGATCTGGATTGCAGGACCCAGCGGATCTGGCAAATCGACATTGGCCCATTGTATCAATGGGCTTATTCCTTTTACATACGGGGGAGAAGCCACAGGCAGCTTAAAGATTGCCGGTCAAAACCCTTCGGACTTAAGCATTTTTGAATTGAGCCGCACGGTTGGGACGATCCTGCAGGATCAGGATTCCCAGTTCGTGGGGCTTACGGTTGCCGAGGATACAGCCTTTGTCTTGGAAAACAAAATGATGCCGCGCCAGCAGATGAAGCAGAAGGTAGCGGCCTCACTGAATATGGTCGACATGCTCGAATATATCGAGCATAGCCCGTATGAACTGTCGGGAGGGCAAAAGCAACATGTCTCCTTGGCGGGTGTTCTATCCACCGATGCAGATGTGCTTCTATTCGATGAGCCTCTGGCGAATCTTGATCCGGCCAGCGGGCGTAAGGCTATGCAGCTCATCGACGATATTCACCGGGAGAGCGGCAAGACGATTATCATTATCGAGCACCGTGTCGAGGACGTGCTGCAGCAAGCGGTGGATCGTATCGTGCTGATGAATGAAGGACGGATTGCAGCCATGAGTACACCGGATGAAGTTTTATCATCCGGTATCCTCCGCAGCTACGGCCTCAGACCGCCGCTTTATGTAGAAGCCCTTGAACATGCAGGCATTCCGATTAGGGATGTAAAAGGACTGAGTTTTCCCCGGCCGCTGGATATTCCCGGATTGAAACCCAAGCTTGATACGTGGAGCGAACAAACGGGAGTCAAGCAGGAACGTGAGTATTCGCATGCATTACTGGAGGTCAGCGGGATTACGTTTGGTTATGATCCGAAGCATCTGGTCATTCAGGATGTTTCTCTGCAAATCGGAGCGGGTGAAATTGTTGCACTGCTTGGTAATAATGGAGCCGGCAAATCTACGCTGTCGCAGTTGATTACGGGTATTCTGAAGCCGCATTCCGGCAGGATGTTCTATGACGGACAGGATATCAGCACTTGGTCCATCCGCCGCCGGGGCGAAGCCATCGGGTATGTGATGCAGAATCCGAACCGGATGATTACGCAGCATATGATTGCGGAAGAGGTTGGACTAGGGCTGAAAGTCAGGGGTATACCCGCTGCAGAAATCAAGGAACGTGTTGAAAACGCGCTGAGGATTTGCGGGCTGTACCCGTTCCGCAATTGGCCGGTCTCCGCGCTCAGTTATGGGCAGAAGAAACGGCTCAGTATCGCCTCCATACTCGTATTGGAGCCGAAAATCATCATTCTGGATGAGCCAACCGCCGGACAAGATTATCATCATTATAAAGAATTTATGGATTTTATCGAATCCTTATCCAGCCGCGGCATGGGATTTCTCTTGATTACCCATGACATGTACCTGGCGCTCGAGTATGCTGCCCGGGCAATCGTTCTAAGCGGAGGCCGGGTGATTGCCGAGGATTCGGTTACGGCTGTTCTAAGCAGTCCGGAGATTACCGAAGCTGCCCACCTGAAGGAGACCTCGCTGTCCTTGTTTGCCAAAGCGAACGGGCTGGCATCCCCGGAGCGGTTCGTGCAGGCATTTATTAACGAAGAGAAAAAGGGGAAAGGCCATGAATAG
- a CDS encoding ECF-type riboflavin transporter substrate-binding protein, giving the protein MKKSIFQLNTRTVVTIGIGAALYGATSFIGIPVGPDTSLRPAIALLAIFGALFGPVVGFIAGLIGHVLNDLLTSGTVWWGWALGSGITAAFMGLIYLSKGFDPQNGIYKGKHIGLFVIYGIVGIILSLLFSGWFDIAFMGEPSDKLVVQVTAASISNMIVFLVLGVPAVIGFAKRNAKVSNLSVNE; this is encoded by the coding sequence TTGAAAAAATCCATTTTTCAGTTAAACACAAGAACTGTGGTGACCATAGGCATCGGTGCGGCCCTGTATGGAGCCACCAGCTTTATTGGAATTCCTGTGGGACCCGATACCTCGCTGCGTCCGGCGATTGCTCTGCTGGCGATTTTTGGCGCCCTGTTCGGCCCGGTTGTCGGGTTTATTGCCGGGTTGATCGGCCACGTGCTCAATGATCTGTTGACCAGCGGCACGGTATGGTGGGGTTGGGCCCTCGGCTCAGGCATTACCGCCGCATTTATGGGACTTATCTATTTGTCCAAAGGATTTGACCCGCAGAATGGTATTTATAAAGGGAAGCATATCGGTTTGTTCGTTATTTACGGCATTGTCGGCATCATTTTATCGCTGCTGTTCTCCGGATGGTTTGATATTGCCTTCATGGGAGAGCCGTCTGACAAATTGGTTGTACAGGTAACTGCAGCTTCGATTTCGAATATGATCGTGTTTCTGGTGCTTGGCGTTCCGGCCGTGATCGGCTTCGCGAAGAGAAACGCCAAAGTCAGCAATTTGAGCGTCAACGAGTAA
- the larB gene encoding nickel pincer cofactor biosynthesis protein LarB has product MLDEILEQVQKGTLSVAEAKMKLATFEDLGFAKVDHHRKKRQGFPEIVYGEGKTAGQIISIAQALQAKRNSVLVTRISRDKAEIVQNSCPDFSYDETAQILFWKEETGSEENFKGYIAVIAAGTSDLRVAEEAAVTAEVLGSRVHRIYDVGVAGIHRLLSHAEEIQNATVSVVVAGMEGALPSVVGGLVSHPVIAVPTSIGYGASFHGLSALLTMLNSCASGISVVNIDNGFGGGYNAALIHRLVQKGEKRIEDTLS; this is encoded by the coding sequence ATGCTTGATGAAATTTTGGAGCAGGTTCAAAAAGGGACTCTGAGTGTTGCGGAAGCAAAGATGAAATTAGCTACTTTTGAAGACTTGGGTTTTGCAAAAGTGGATCATCACCGAAAAAAAAGGCAGGGATTTCCCGAGATCGTGTATGGAGAAGGCAAAACAGCCGGGCAAATCATTTCTATAGCGCAAGCTTTGCAAGCGAAGCGCAACAGCGTTCTGGTTACGAGAATTTCAAGGGACAAGGCTGAGATCGTCCAAAATTCTTGTCCGGATTTTAGCTATGACGAGACAGCACAGATTTTATTTTGGAAAGAGGAGACAGGCAGCGAAGAGAATTTCAAGGGGTATATCGCTGTCATTGCCGCAGGGACCTCTGATCTTAGAGTAGCGGAGGAAGCAGCGGTCACCGCAGAAGTGTTAGGGAGCAGGGTACACCGAATCTATGATGTGGGCGTTGCTGGGATTCATCGACTGTTAAGCCATGCGGAAGAGATACAGAATGCAACGGTCTCTGTTGTGGTTGCCGGAATGGAAGGAGCTCTGCCAAGCGTCGTTGGCGGACTGGTCTCCCATCCTGTGATCGCTGTCCCGACAAGCATCGGATATGGGGCAAGCTTTCATGGCCTTTCGGCCTTATTGACGATGTTAAATTCATGCGCATCAGGCATCAGTGTTGTCAATATTGATAACGGATTCGGCGGAGGGTATAACGCTGCCCTGATTCACCGGCTTGTACAAAAGGGGGAGAAAAGAATTGAAGACACTTTATCTTGA
- a CDS encoding gluconokinase, whose translation MSRELVIGLDIGTTSVKACVFNIHGNLIAEAEEMNSFHYPQQGWVEQDPAAIERSAVLAIREAVRKAGIVKNELISLGFSAAMHSLAIVDEQGKPLSPALIWADGRSSDQADRVSESKGREIYARTGTPIHPMTPFLKILWMKETRYAPYLHAAYLMSIKEYLIYCWFGERMIDYSMASATGLFNPTTLSWDEELLQMTGISEDQLSTIVPPTTILRGIKKDIAEQMGLQEDIPFAIGAADGQLANLGIGAILPGEVAVSVGTSGAIRQLTSHIQVSENQETFCYSFTKDTAIIGGPTNNGGIALQWLKDLLNDQGSFEQFLKAAGHVEPGSEGLLFLPYINGERAPIWNQRAKGNFYGIAVTHQKEHFIRAVLEGITFNLYQIGKALEKIAGEPKKIYVNGGLSRSSEWLQMMADVFEAEIYISENHHSAAWGAAWTALVATGRVDSFEEIKRNIPMGTPVIPNPENSKRYKRIYDSYEKLVKKIVELF comes from the coding sequence ATGTCAAGAGAGCTTGTCATTGGACTGGACATCGGAACGACAAGCGTGAAAGCTTGTGTGTTTAACATTCATGGGAATTTAATCGCGGAAGCCGAGGAAATGAACTCTTTTCATTATCCGCAGCAAGGATGGGTCGAGCAGGATCCGGCTGCCATAGAGAGATCCGCTGTGCTGGCGATCAGGGAAGCGGTCCGAAAAGCGGGAATTGTCAAAAACGAGCTGATCTCACTCGGTTTTTCTGCTGCCATGCATTCACTTGCGATTGTGGATGAGCAAGGCAAACCGTTATCTCCTGCGTTGATATGGGCCGACGGAAGAAGCTCCGATCAGGCGGATCGGGTTAGCGAAAGCAAGGGAAGAGAAATTTATGCAAGAACTGGAACACCCATTCACCCGATGACTCCATTTTTGAAAATATTATGGATGAAAGAAACCCGTTATGCACCCTACCTGCATGCCGCATACTTGATGTCGATTAAGGAGTATTTAATATATTGCTGGTTCGGGGAGAGAATGATTGATTATTCGATGGCATCTGCAACCGGATTATTTAACCCAACAACGCTGAGCTGGGATGAGGAATTGCTGCAAATGACGGGTATCTCCGAGGATCAGCTGTCAACCATTGTTCCTCCGACAACGATACTCCGTGGAATCAAAAAGGATATTGCGGAACAAATGGGACTCCAAGAAGACATTCCTTTTGCGATCGGTGCTGCAGACGGACAGCTGGCCAATTTGGGAATTGGTGCGATACTCCCTGGTGAAGTTGCAGTTTCCGTGGGTACGAGCGGGGCGATCCGGCAATTAACAAGCCATATTCAGGTGAGTGAAAATCAAGAAACATTCTGCTACTCTTTCACCAAGGACACAGCCATTATCGGAGGGCCGACGAATAACGGCGGCATCGCCCTGCAATGGTTGAAGGATTTATTGAATGATCAAGGGAGTTTTGAACAATTTCTGAAGGCGGCTGGACATGTTGAACCGGGCTCTGAAGGTCTTCTTTTTCTTCCTTATATAAATGGTGAGCGAGCCCCTATCTGGAATCAACGAGCCAAGGGGAATTTTTATGGTATTGCGGTGACACATCAAAAAGAGCATTTCATCCGTGCCGTGCTGGAGGGCATCACTTTTAATCTCTATCAAATCGGTAAAGCTTTGGAAAAAATAGCGGGGGAACCCAAGAAAATATATGTGAATGGCGGCCTGTCCAGATCTTCGGAATGGCTGCAAATGATGGCGGATGTATTTGAAGCAGAGATTTATATTTCAGAGAACCATCATAGCGCCGCATGGGGTGCGGCATGGACGGCTTTGGTGGCCACGGGGAGAGTAGATTCCTTCGAAGAAATTAAACGGAATATCCCCATGGGAACACCCGTCATTCCAAATCCGGAAAACAGCAAACGATATAAACGGATCTATGACAGCTATGAAAAACTGGTTAAAAAAATCGTTGAATTATTTTAA